A single window of Nicotiana tomentosiformis chromosome 1, ASM39032v3, whole genome shotgun sequence DNA harbors:
- the LOC138909318 gene encoding uncharacterized protein, whose product MEYSRIREEHEQHLRIVLQTLREKKLYSKFSKCEFWLDSVAFLVHVVSNEMIKVDPKKIELVQSWPKPSTTTEIWSFLVLAGYYHHFVEGFSTIAAPLTRLTKKGAQSGGLMSLALSASVGHTGRAEYDIPYPDGQVVQAYYSNLEDSLRACVIDFGGQGDQFLPLAEFAYNNNYQSNIQIAPYEALYGRRCCSRMGWFEHGEASLLGTYLVRDALEKVKFIQERLRTTQSKQKSYADRKARDEALERVGEVAYILALPPSLSGVHIVFHAFMLQKYYRDMTHVLDFISGQLDKVLTYEEKPMANLDRQVHKLRLKNIASVKVQCRGQPVEEATWETDHDM is encoded by the exons ATGGAGTATTCTCGCATccgggaggagcacgagcagcacttgaggatcgtgcttcaaactttgagggAGAAAAAGCTATAttctaaattctccaagtgtgagttttggttagactctgTTGCATTCTTGGTTCACGTGGTGTCCAACGAGatgattaaggtagatccgaagaagattgagttagttcagagttggcctaaacCTTCTACCACtactgagatctggagtttccttgtgttggctgggtattatcatcattttgtggaggggttttcaactatagcagccccattgactagattgacaaAGAAAGGTGCCCagtcaggtggtctgatgagt CTCGCTCT TTCAGCGTCGGTTGGGCACACAGGTCGAGCTGAGTACGACATTCCATATCCCGACGGACAGGTAGTCCAAGCGTACTATTCTAATTTGGAGGACTCATTGAGagcatgtgtcattgattttgggggccAGGGAGATCAGTTTCTACCgttagcagagttcgcctacaacaataacTATCAGTCGAATATCCAGatagctccttatgaggccttatatgggaggcgatgttgtTCAAGaatgggttggtttgagcatgGGGAGGCTAGTTTGTTGGGCACTTATCTAGTtcgggatgctttggagaaggtaaaattcattcaagagcggcttcgtacaacacagtccaagcaaaagagttatgcagacagGAAGGCTCGTGATGAG GCCttggagagagtgggtgaggtggcttacattCTTGCTTTACCACCTAGCTTATCGGGAGTTCATATAGTGTTTCACGCTTTCATGCTCCAAAAGTACTATAGGGATATgacacatgtgttagatttcatttCTGGGCAGTTGGACAAGgttttgacttatgaagaaaagCCAATGGCTaacttggataggcaggttcacaAGCTGAGGTTGAAGAATATTGCATCGGTGAAGGTTCAGTGCAGAGGTCAACCGGTCgaagaggcaacttgggagaccgatcatgatatgTGA
- the LOC138909322 gene encoding uncharacterized protein produces the protein MCCGVNARLEVWRQTLESKGFKLSRTKIEYFECKFSVGMLEAKVEVKFDTQAIPKRDIFKYLGSIIQGNGDIDEDVIHRIGVVDEMETHIWRDKIRNEVIRDNVGMAPMQDKMR, from the exons ATGTGTTGCGGGGTTAACGCTAGGCTGGAGGTGTGGAGACAGAccctagagtctaaaggtttcaagttgagtaggacaaaAATAGAATATTTCGAGTGCAAGTTCAGTGTTGGGATGCTTGAAGCTAAAGTGGAAGTGAAGTTTGATACACAAGCCATCCCTAAGAGAGATATTTTTAAATATCTTGGGTCTATAATACAAGGTAATGGGGATATTGATGAGGATGTTATTCATCGTATTGGAgtggtggatgaaatggagactcatATCTG GAGAGATAAGAtcaggaatgaagttattagaGACAATGTGGGCATGGCTCCTATGCAAGACAAGATGCGGTAa